The Devosia sp. SD17-2 genome includes a region encoding these proteins:
- a CDS encoding extracellular solute-binding protein, with the protein MAGILSAASFLVLGCAVPALAQEVNIYTTREPGLIQPILDAFTTETGVKVNTVFLQDGLIERVKAEGESSPADLLMTVDFGALIDLVNAGLTQAVQSDILEATVPESLRDPDGNWFGLSGRARVVYAAKNLDLDAITYEQLADEEWRGRLCIRSGQHPYNTAMIAAYIAKHGEEEARTWLEGVKANQARVAAGGDRDGARDIAAGICDIAVANSYYYGLMTSGAGGDEQKAWADAIKVILPTFENGGTLVNISGAGVAAHAPHRDEAVKLLEYLVSEPAQKLYAEANFEHPVNAKAEVHPIIAGIGTLTPDSMALTEVLPYRTRASELVDEVNFDTFN; encoded by the coding sequence ATTGCAGGAATTCTGAGCGCCGCGAGCTTTTTGGTTCTGGGCTGCGCCGTGCCGGCCCTGGCCCAGGAGGTCAATATCTACACCACGCGCGAGCCGGGCCTCATTCAGCCCATCCTCGATGCGTTCACCACCGAGACCGGTGTGAAGGTGAATACCGTATTCCTGCAGGACGGGCTGATCGAGCGCGTCAAGGCGGAGGGCGAAAGCTCCCCGGCAGATCTGCTGATGACCGTTGATTTCGGCGCGCTTATCGACCTGGTCAATGCCGGCCTGACCCAGGCGGTGCAGTCCGACATCCTCGAGGCAACTGTCCCGGAATCCCTGCGTGATCCCGACGGCAACTGGTTCGGCCTGTCCGGCCGCGCGCGCGTTGTCTACGCCGCCAAGAACCTCGATCTCGACGCCATCACCTATGAGCAACTGGCCGATGAGGAATGGCGCGGCCGTCTCTGCATCCGCTCGGGTCAGCATCCCTATAATACGGCAATGATCGCGGCCTATATCGCCAAGCATGGCGAGGAAGAGGCCCGCACCTGGCTCGAAGGCGTCAAGGCCAATCAGGCCCGCGTTGCCGCTGGTGGTGACCGTGACGGGGCCCGCGACATCGCGGCCGGCATCTGTGACATCGCCGTTGCCAACTCCTATTACTACGGGCTGATGACCAGCGGCGCCGGTGGCGACGAGCAGAAGGCATGGGCCGATGCGATCAAGGTGATCCTGCCCACGTTCGAAAATGGTGGAACGCTGGTGAACATCTCCGGCGCCGGCGTGGCCGCTCATGCGCCGCATCGCGACGAAGCGGTCAAGCTTCTCGAATATCTCGTCTCCGAGCCGGCCCAGAAGCTCTATGCGGAGGCCAATTTCGAGCACCCGGTCAACGCCAAGGCCGAAGTACACCCGATCATCGCCGGCATCGGTACGTTGACGCCCGACAGCATGGCGCTGACCGAGGTCCTGCCTTATCGGACCCGCGCCAGCGAGCTGGTCGACGAAGTCAATTTCGACACCTTCAATTGA